The following are from one region of the Falco biarmicus isolate bFalBia1 chromosome 1, bFalBia1.pri, whole genome shotgun sequence genome:
- the LOC130157372 gene encoding fibrinogen-like protein 1-like protein has protein sequence MNATDGGWTVIQRNRQSTEITWAESWSTYKYGFGNVHSEFWLGTEYIYQIAKQKVYRVRFVIWDAANDTKFADYNIFSLEDESHGYRLRLGTYSGTAGDAMATSSASTVHDNMKFSTKDLDQDTYSGNCASSYGGGWWYSACYSARLNVKGALTWGSLCSGNCKASAILIKPLTC, from the coding sequence ATGAACGCAACGGACGGGGGCTGGACGGTCATCCAGAGGAACCGGCAGAGCACGGAGATCACCTGGGCCGAGTCCTGGAGCACCTACAAGTACGGCTTTGGGAACGTGCACAGTGAGTTCTGGCTGGGCACTGAGTACATCTATCAGATCGCCAAGCAGAAGGTCTACCGGGTCAGGTTTGTCATCTGGGATGCCGCAAATGACACAAAGTTTGCAGACTACAACATTTTCAGCCTGGAAGATGAGTCCCACGGCTACCGGCTGAGGCTGGGAACATACTCGGGGACAGCAGGGGATGCCATGGCCACAAGCAGTGCTTCCACCGTGCATGACAACATGAAGTTCTCCACCAAAGATCTGGATCAGGACACTTACAGTGGGAACTGTGCCTCCAGCTACGGGGGTGGGTGGTGGTACTCGGCGTGTTACTCTGCCCGGTTGAACGTCAAGGGGGCCCTAACGTGGGGCAGCCTGTGCAGTGGGAACTGCAAAGCTTCTGCCATCCTCATCAAACCCCTTACCTGCTAG